DNA sequence from the Vicia villosa cultivar HV-30 ecotype Madison, WI unplaced genomic scaffold, Vvil1.0 ctg.000301F_1_1_1, whole genome shotgun sequence genome:
TGTCTTTCTATTTTCCCATATTATCATAATTATAACCTCATTCTTTAGTGTGTCACATGTTTCTGATTTTGGCGGCTATTTGTCCAGGTTACATTTTGTGCTACTGTCGCTACAACAAAATTATTAGTAGCATCTCCGTTTGGATGGTACTATCGTACCTGTCATATGTGTCAATCTATAGCGTGTGGGGACAGCCCCCCCCTTTGAGTGTGAAGCTGGTCATGAAACCATGGCTGAAGTCCTTAGGTTTTAGTTGTTCTCACCTAATAGATGTTGTTTCAGTCATGTTTATGATGTTTTTATGTTGTCGGCTTTTTTAACGGAGCGACTTCTTATGATGTTCAGGTATAAGATTGAAATTGAGGTTACTCACGGGGGCCAAAGCTGCAATTTTGTCTTCTGGAATAGAGAATGTGAAATGCTGTTCGGTTTATCTGCATCGCAACTTCGTATCACTATGATTCaggttatatttatattatgCAGACGAATTAGAATGTACTTTCCAATACTCTGTGTACACTAATATGGCCAGTTGTTTAAATAGGCTGGAATTACTGATCCATTGGACTATCCGTTAGCACTTGATCAGTTGTTGAAGTTGGAAATGGCTATGAAGGTTAAGTGGCATCCACACTGGAAGAACTGTTCCGTCGTTATGATTATAAAAAATGATCCTATTATCCAGCAACTTAAGGAAAAATGGGGAACAGATGAGGTCAGCTCTAATGAACTGACATTTGTTTTATAAACGAGGACTTCATATTATAACAATTTTTTTGcctgattttgtttttctttggtaAATTCTCAAGGAACCTATTCCAATCCAAACTGTCGTACCTGAGACTCTGGAGGTAGAAATTTTTAAACTGTGTATGcattttttttgcttttcctgTGATTATGTTATATTGAAAACTGTGTTTAACAATATATAGATTAAAGAGAGTGTTGATGAGGCTAAAACAGATGGCAATGAAGACTGTGAATTGGTTACAGTGAGTCTCACTGCAACACACTTACCTACTTACATTTATATCAATATTACTAACACTTACCGACTTACATTTATATCAATATTCCTAACTAATAGTCCTT
Encoded proteins:
- the LOC131626503 gene encoding uncharacterized protein LOC131626503, yielding MIIKNDPIIQQLKEKWGTDEEPIPIQTVVPETLEIKESVDEAKTDGNEDCELVTDLEITSEHKPDAVTPGGKRHLPAASSESIDLDGLHDGELSSNKLKKIIKMEKID